From the Corythoichthys intestinalis isolate RoL2023-P3 chromosome 15, ASM3026506v1, whole genome shotgun sequence genome, one window contains:
- the cdkn3 gene encoding cyclin-dependent kinase inhibitor 3 isoform X2: MWSGQFDSSSSEEGDDGHDDDTPFQISWVPLSEVGSSQFVGICSLPGCRFKDIRRSLHKDVEELRNQGVQDVFVLCTRGELSKYRVPSLLEVYQQKGLIVHHMPFPDGEAPQLELCARILDQLQHSLEADRRTLIHCYGGLGRSALITACLLIQLSITMTANQAIDILREHRGHGAIQTVKQYNFLHEFRERYSTYQESSDVDMERSVSR, encoded by the exons ATGTGGAGCGGCCAGTTTGACTCTTCGTCGTCTGAAGAAGGCGACGACGGCCACGACGATGACACACCTTTTCAGATTTCCTG GGTTCCTTTGTCTGAAGTGGGCTCTTCCCAGTTTGTGGGCATCTGTTCCCTTCCAG GTTGCAGGTTCAAAGACATCCGCAGGAGTTTGCATAAAGACGTCG AAGAGCTGCGCAATCAGGGCGTACAGGACGTGTTTGTGCTGTGCACGCGCGGCGAGCTTTCAAAGTACCGCGTGCCCTCGCTTCTGGAGGTCTACCAGCAGAAGGGCCTCATCGTACATCACATGCCATTCCCCGATGGGGAGGCGCCCCAGCTGGAGCTGTGTGCACGCATCCTGGACCAGCTGCAGCACAGCCTGGAGGCCGACCGCAGGACTCTCATCCA CTGCTATGGAGGTCTGGGCCGGTCTGCATTAA TCACCGCCTGCCTGCTCATCCAGCTTTCCATCACCATGACGGCCAACCAAGCCATCGATATTTTGCGGGAGCACCGAGGACATGGAGCTATTCAAACCGTCAAA CAATACAACTTTCTGCATGAGTTCCGAGAAAGATACAGCACCTACCAAGAAAGCAGTGACGTTGACATGGAGCGCTCAGTTTCTCGATGA
- the cdkn3 gene encoding cyclin-dependent kinase inhibitor 3 isoform X1: protein MMSMGERASSVPIGCYVQALFKSPEQLTATLSKTFGVRVLSELSCSPPEDMWSGQFDSSSSEEGDDGHDDDTPFQISWVPLSEVGSSQFVGICSLPGCRFKDIRRSLHKDVEELRNQGVQDVFVLCTRGELSKYRVPSLLEVYQQKGLIVHHMPFPDGEAPQLELCARILDQLQHSLEADRRTLIHCYGGLGRSALITACLLIQLSITMTANQAIDILREHRGHGAIQTVKQYNFLHEFRERYSTYQESSDVDMERSVSR, encoded by the exons ATGATGTCTATGGGTGAACGAGCAAGCTCCGTTCCGATTGGCTGCTACGTTCAAGCACTTTTCAAATCACCAGAACAGCTGACGGCGACGCTGTCAAAAACATTCGGAGTGCGTGTACTGTCCG AGTTGTCTTGCAGTCCGCCAGAAGACATGTGGAGCGGCCAGTTTGACTCTTCGTCGTCTGAAGAAGGCGACGACGGCCACGACGATGACACACCTTTTCAGATTTCCTG GGTTCCTTTGTCTGAAGTGGGCTCTTCCCAGTTTGTGGGCATCTGTTCCCTTCCAG GTTGCAGGTTCAAAGACATCCGCAGGAGTTTGCATAAAGACGTCG AAGAGCTGCGCAATCAGGGCGTACAGGACGTGTTTGTGCTGTGCACGCGCGGCGAGCTTTCAAAGTACCGCGTGCCCTCGCTTCTGGAGGTCTACCAGCAGAAGGGCCTCATCGTACATCACATGCCATTCCCCGATGGGGAGGCGCCCCAGCTGGAGCTGTGTGCACGCATCCTGGACCAGCTGCAGCACAGCCTGGAGGCCGACCGCAGGACTCTCATCCA CTGCTATGGAGGTCTGGGCCGGTCTGCATTAA TCACCGCCTGCCTGCTCATCCAGCTTTCCATCACCATGACGGCCAACCAAGCCATCGATATTTTGCGGGAGCACCGAGGACATGGAGCTATTCAAACCGTCAAA CAATACAACTTTCTGCATGAGTTCCGAGAAAGATACAGCACCTACCAAGAAAGCAGTGACGTTGACATGGAGCGCTCAGTTTCTCGATGA